A stretch of DNA from Xyrauchen texanus isolate HMW12.3.18 chromosome 36, RBS_HiC_50CHRs, whole genome shotgun sequence:
acattgatggatggatgtaattCGGTCTATGGGCTTCTTCTATGTACTTTTCCATAGCATGTTGTTCAGGAATTGACAGAGGATAGACTCTAGAGAGAGGGGCACCAGGGAGGAGGTCAATGGTGCAATCCCAGGGACAATGCAGAGGGAGTTGGGAGACTTTCTATGGACCGAACACCTCAGTGAAGTCCAGATAATCAGTAGGGATGAAGTTTCAGATGGCGAATGAGGACTTtcaatggtggtggtggtgtggaaCAGAAGAGGTTCAGGATGGGAACAACGGACAGGCATAGAAAGGCACCATGAGAAACTCACAAAAGTTACCTCCTAAGTGGACCAGGATATGACTGGATTATGGTAGACGAGCCAGGGGAGACCAAGGATGATGCCTGGCTTGGAGTCTGGGAGAATGAGCAATGGCCAGAACTCTATGGAGAGCACAGATCTGGATTGAGAGGGGTTCTGTTTGGTGGGTGATATAACCGGAGCCGATAGGTTTTCCTATTACTGAGTGGATGGGTAGGCATCTCACGACCAGCTTGATCCGGAGGTTGAGCCGGTTGAGGAGTGAGGGCAAGATGAAATTGCCTGCTGAGCCAGAGTTGAGAAGAGCATGAACAGTGAGGAAACAGTAGGAGCTTTTATTAAGACATCAATGGAGATGCGTCTACTGGATACAGGTTCACTACAGATGGAACTTACCAGCAACCTGGGAGGACGGATGGAACAGTTGGCGACATGGTGATCAGCAGCCTCACAATAGAGGCATAGATTGTTTGTGATCCTCTTTTGTTCAGCCAAGGTTAGACAGGCAGAATCACTTGCATGCGTTCGTCCTCCTCAAGTTGAGAAAGTGAGATTGGTGGAGGTGTGTAGCCGACCCCAGTTGAACACTGTCTGAGGCATCATTCTATGCAGATTATTATTGAATGTATTGAATGAGGGCCTCCAACCCACGTGGGTCATCAAACCCAGCGAGATGTATCTGAAAAGATTTATTCATACCCTGTCGATAGCGGATGATCAGTGCCGGTTCATTCCAATGGCTGGCTGAGGCTTGCATGCGGAAGTGTAGAAAACATACAGAGACTgacaaattttaataaaatggctAAGTTGCTCACTGCCGTGGAAATCCCCAGAGGATGgttctaaaacaaacaaaaaacaacggAAGTGTGCTGTGAAAGCCCCAATGGATTACATGACGGAGTCTCCCTCTTTCCACATCACGTTGAAAAGCTTTTCCGGTGAGGTGAGAGATGATAACTGCAATCTTTCAATGATCATTGGGGAATCGCTGGGGTTGTGTCTCGAAACACAAGGAACACTGGAGGAGAAAACTGCTGCACTCCTCTGCAGAGCAAGAGTAATTTGCGGGTGATGCCACTGGACTGATTAATGCTGAAAGGAGGATGGATAGAGCAGTGGAGACATTGCAGGTGCTGTGGCAACTGAGGAGGAGTCTGGAGCATGGAACATGAGGTGATGGACTGAGTATTCACTAGCTTATCCAGGAGGATCCCTTCGTGTCACTGGAGCTGATGCTCAAGTTCGGATAATTGCTCGGTGTGAGACGCTGCTTCTGCTGGGTTTATTTTGTAGAAGGTCTAGTCTTCTGTTACGCTCAGAGGAAGAGGACGACAGAAGTGGTGAACCCAAATGCAGATTTattaacaaacacaaagaaaacacgGGTATACACGGAACACCGAACTGAATGCAAAAACAAAGGCGAAGTGAGACTAGACAATTAATGAGAGCCTGAGGTGAGTATTTAAAGTGTTCTTGATGACATGACTAATGGTGATCCGGTGAACATTATTAGTaggcctaattgtgagttggagCAGGGAAGAAAGGGAGCAGGATGTaaaatttaaattatacatttaaaatatgaattaatatgttCATATTGATATCTGTTTCCGTGACAGCTGAAAGGTGGGGGGAGAGAtctacattattttgaatttgagcagaaaaacaaaaaatgttgctGTAAAAAGAGtttagaaagtaaattaaaagtaaCAAGTAACACGATTGCTTTTCGATTAAGTAATCGATAAAGTCAAACGTTAACAATTTCAGAGAAGTcatctgtaatttgttgtggactACTTTGAGTAACTTACCAAACAATGTATATAAATCCGAATTTTGACTCCCTGTATCCTTATTTTTAAGGGTAGGTGTAGGGATGGGCTTTAGTTGTAGGGACCAATGAGAGTTAGGATTAGGGATTGGCTTTAAGGTTCAGGGACAGTCAGGTAGGGAGTCGTCAGATGGCAGGGAGTCAAATTTCGGCAGCTTCATGCAAAAGAAAAAGGCGCtaaattgaaaagaaaaacattactAGGTCATGCGAATTAATGCGTAATAGCTCAGAAAATGTGGCTACTGTAGTGTTTTCACAAGGGAAAGTTGTTTACCGTATTGTTCAATGGATACACACTAACGCTAGATCAAAATATAACAAGTCATTATGGCCAAGCAGAGCCATACAAAAGATGCACCGCAATAAAAAGCACCGCTCTTTTTTAACAGCGTTGCAATCATCACGTGCTCAGAGTTCCGCGCGCTCAGTTATAAAGCAGCGCGAGATGATTTACAGCAAATTCGGTGTCAACTCGTTGATATGTTTACATTGCAGCAGGCGGAGTAACAGTTCTCACTAAAACCATACGTTTAGACGGTCTAAACTATAATTGcaatattttgcaattctgtACAAAGTTGCATCTATTAATCACAACTGAGCCCATTGTTACAAATCTCCCATGGCCATATTCAGAAGCACATAGGCTGAGGAAGAACATTTCTGAACCGCTCTACAAGTGAACATGTTTCGATATAGATTATGTACAGTTACAGTATATGAGATGGAAACTATATCATGCCTGGACATCACGTCTCACACTGCAGCAATACATTGATATATTAGCCATCAGTGCACCTCAAACTTCCATTAAACGCATACATTGAAAACGCATGCTTTATATCTGCAGCCAATTGTATCAATAAATAATGCATGAATACTACTGTGCAAGCCCACGTCACACATTCTAAAGTAAcagaataataaacaataaaaaaacaggtGAAATAAATTACACTTACTTCTCTTTTCACGTTCCATAATAATTTCTCTTTAAATTCTTCGTCTGTAGTCGAACCCATTGTCCCTGACTGTTAAACTACCAAAGTACAGCATACACCAGCCTGCctgccttctttccttccttccttccttttcataTAAACGTGTGTACTGACCGTTGAGCGTTGACGCATCTAAAGACTACTGTAGTACAGCGTCGCGAAGCCATCATCGGTTCCTTTATGACGACATTACCGCTGGCCCCGCCCCCTTTGCGTTGTTAATCAATGGGATAAATGTGTTCACGCGCCGTACCTCAAGGCTGTACAAGCAGTGACGGCGATTTATTTTTAGCTCTCCTCCACGTTTGACAACTCAGATGTATACGCTTGTGGTCGTTGAACAAATCAATTTATTATCATTAGACGTTTACCATGGCATGATTCGATTCATAGGGGAGGGAATATGACCTATTGCATCCCAGATACTGCTTAGGTTGATTGTCTCACATCCTCCTGATGTGGCAGGAAACAGCTGTGCATACCATATAAATCGCACAGATGCATAACAACGAAATCCATTTATACAATTCTAGTatgcacataaaaacaataaagttCATACTTAATATTTTAATGCCGCTTAATTTTGGTATAAGACAATAAGGACATGAATCACACAAAAAGTCTGCTGTAGAGAGTACAACTGATACAAATTAGAGCTAgatcaaaataaacatttgtgttcAAAAAAATGCTTTGATCATAAATTAATTGGAAAGTAAACTATTGATCATAATAATTCATtaggcattaaaggaatagttcacccaaaaattaaaattccctcatcatttgctcaccctcatttgctgaacacaaagatttttagaagtatatttcagctctgcaggtccatgcaagtgaatgggtaccaaaactttgaaactcaaaaaacatataaaggcagcataaaagtattctataagactccagtggttaaatccatatcttcagaagggatatgataggtgtgctagagaaacagatcaatttttaagtccttcttcactttcacactttttttttcttctggcaattcacattctttgtgcatattgccacctactgggcagggaggagaatttatagtaaaaaaaatgacttgatcaaatttatctgtttttcacccatacCTTtaatatatcttctgaagacatttattaaaacaatagtctcattgattacttttatgctgctttaatgtgatttgtggagcttgagGGGCAGGGTCACCATTCACAACTAAAATATTCTTCATAaaaactttgtgttctgcagaagaaagaaacccatacacatcttagatggcacgaggctgagtaaatgataagaacattttcatttttgggtgaaccatccctttctCTTCATCCTCCTAACAGACAAATCATAAACTTGTAACGTTATTTTCTTGATGCAACACTACAAGTTTGAATACATGATTTCATTTGATCAAACCTATTTCATATGAATAACTTAAATCACAGTATGGATGATTGATATAGGCATAAATAATGATTGTAAAGGAGTATATGATCCTGTAAGGTTAGTAGAAATCGTTAATACATGCTATCAAATATAAAAGTTCTATGATTAGGTTTATTAATTTCTAAagatttttaatgaaatgttgAGGTAAATAAATTAAAACGAAGTAACTgacagcaagctacatcaaccTTATTTGTTATGTTCACATTAATGGCATTACATCTCCAAAACCAATTGTCAAGCCTCCTCTTACAGCCAATTAACAAAGCAGCAACCTATTCAGGTGGTGATTAAAAATGTGGTAATATGGTCTCTCAGAGATTGATGCTGGTAGTTTAGTGTTCTCCACAGTCATTGCAAAAACTGAGGCACTAGTGGCAAAGCCTCGATTCACAGCTAGGCTAATGTCCAAGTGGTCGGTCATCATAAGTGCTGTATCTTTTGATGTGGATGCGACGCACACGCTCCCTCAGCTCCACGGCTTCCTCCTCTTCACTGTGTGAGCAACAATTGTTACGCCTTCGGGTGGCCTCCAACAAGGAGTTATCTGGGACCGGGAGAGTCTCATAAAGCAGGGCATTTAGCATTTCCTCATAGATTCTTGCCTCTGGAAACTCAACCTGTGACAGAGTTCTTTATAAGAGTTtttcaacttaaagggatagttaaaccatagaaaattatctcatcatttactcagcctcatgtcatctgcagaacacaaattaatatttttaggagAACTtctaatgcatgtgaatggtaaccaaaaatattaagctccaaaaggcacataaaggcagcataatagtaatcaattggactccagtggtttaatcaatgtcttatgAAGCGATAAGGGGTGGGTAAATATATTGGTTTTCTAATtcatcacaatcttcatttgaatgatctcgattcttaaatcccaagatagaTTCAAGTAAAACACATGCAACAAAATGTTGCGCTATCGGGCTGTGTACTctttgtattgcttcagaagacatggattaaaccactagtccaatttatttattttatgctgcctttgtgctttttggagcctcaaagttTTGAACACCATTCACTTAatatgtatggacctacagagctgagatagtcttctaaaaatctttgtttgtgttttgcataagaaAGTATGCAAAACAcatacatctggtatggcatgtgGGAGAGTAATAGatgtatgaattttcatttttgggtgagctattccatAACACATTTTCACAGGCCATTAGTGAAACAGCCTATGAGAGTGTCTGTAATCTTAACATATCAAATGGTACTGACCTTTGTCTGCTTCTTCTCAGTAGCATAAACAATGGATGTGCAGCAGACTTCTGCTAGCTTGCGGCCCTGACCGTAAAAGGACCAGCAGCAGATCTCGTCTCCAATGACATCTTTTATAAACAGCACACGACCACTGTAGCTCAGCGATAGCTTCTCAAACAACTCAATATTCTTGAGTAAGTTGTCATCCGAGTTGCTTTTGAGAAAGATTAAAATGAATCAAAAAGGGAAGTGATGTCAATGGCAGCCAATTGAACATCTCCAAAAAAAGTTACATCCTAGTCCTTGTTTACAAATAGTATATTTACCTGGTATAAGAATATTTGTTGTTACCCCGGTTGTATAGCAGTTTCACAGCAGGCTGTAAGTAGAAAACAACAACTAGCATAAGACATGTTGGAGATTATCTTGTTTTTGAGTGAACATATAACAACACCCTTAAAATATAAAGCACTTGCagagaatatttattttgcaCGTAGAATCTCACCCTTACGCAGCCTTGTATAAGTCTCTCTTCCTCTTTTGGAGATGTTATGACTGGGATAACACAGAATGCCTTTTCTTTATTATCCTGCCAAAAATTAAAACAACCAGACAACAATcaattcagtgcagcatcaattTTTTCAAAGGTTCTATTTCTTATTTTACACTGCATTTTACTTTTCCTTCATAAGTGTCAACAAACCTGCGGAGCCCTCTGGCACAAGTCTATCAATCCTTGGATCTGGTAATACTTGGCTTCCGCCAGGAGCTCCATGACACCCTGTCTGCTTTTAGGCAAGGTCACAAATCCATCACGGAGATAGCTGAGAATTGAGCTAAAGTGTTTCCCACACCGATCAATTAGAATCCAACCTAAAAATAACAGAGAATTCACTTTAAATCGCATAAGGATAAAGATGTTAAATCTTATCTGAAAGTGCCTCTGCACTGGCTAAACAACTCACCTTCCTTATCAGTAAGTACCTCCATTTTTCCACTGAACATGGACCTCAGCAGGGTGTCCTGCCGGGTGAGAACTTGCAGTGTTGAATAGTAAAGATTTCCACCAACATTGAGCTGCACGTATTTGTTTCCAGATACACCACTGTAGGTGCAAGTCTTAGTCTTGGGACAAGCCGCTGAAGAGACTGACACAATGGGCCCGATTTGTGGTTGAAGCTGGTGCAGGCAGCTCTCTCCTGACATGTCCCGCTGTAGGTAGATAACCACCCTGCACACAATGGGTCGGATTTCCCCCGCCGTGGTGAATGCTGCTGGGCAGGCTGCTAGTGATGCCAAACCTTCGTATCACATATCCTTAAACAAAATGCATACAACTTCATATCAGTATATTACAAGACTTTGCTAgtatttttaaagggacagtacgcttaaaaaatttaattctgtcat
This window harbors:
- the tnfaip1 gene encoding BTB/POZ domain-containing adapter for CUL3-mediated RhoA degradation protein 2: MSGESCLHQLQPQIGPIVSVSSAACPKTKTCTYSGVSGNKYVQLNVGGNLYYSTLQVLTRQDTLLRSMFSGKMEVLTDKEGWILIDRCGKHFSSILSYLRDGFVTLPKSRQGVMELLAEAKYYQIQGLIDLCQRAPQDNKEKAFCVIPVITSPKEEERLIQGCVRPAVKLLYNRGNNKYSYTSNSDDNLLKNIELFEKLSLSYSGRVLFIKDVIGDEICCWSFYGQGRKLAEVCCTSIVYATEKKQTKVEFPEARIYEEMLNALLYETLPVPDNSLLEATRRRNNCCSHSEEEEAVELRERVRRIHIKRYSTYDDRPLGH